The genomic window CGCCAACCGACTGCCAAACCGCACCAACACCTGTTCATTCAAGTCGACCCCCATGCTGGGCGACAACCACAGCGTGTAGCGGTCGGCCGGTCCTTGGGTCAGCCGAATCGTGTTGTTGGCCGCCACGCTGGCTTTCACGGTGGCTTTGGGTTTGCGTTTGACCTGGTCCCAGAGGAAGGGATTCACGACATTGCGCTCATCCACCTGTTCCATCTCCAGCCACCAAAAGAAGCGATCGCCTCCGCGCAGCGTAACCGCTTCGATCTCTTTGGGCGGATCGGATCTCGCGTTGGCTTGTAACGACATCCAATCAAACAGGTGATGGATCTCTTCGTGAAAGTCTTCGGGTCCGCGGCCGCGATACATCACCACCATGGCTTGCTGGCGAGGATTCATATAATCGTCCAGCACAAACCCGAATCGCACCAAGGGAGCCTGTGAGCCGGCCATTTCGCCGAGCACCAAGTACATGGGAATTTTTTCGGCGTTGGGTCCGTAGTGGATGATGTACTTGCCGGGTTCGCCGCCGATGGAAACCAGGCCGGCCCACACGTCGGGGTGCGAAACGGCTAAATCCCAAGCCGCCGTACCGCCTTCGCCGTGCCCGCTGATAAACACGCGATCGGCGTCGATGGAAACCCGCCGCATGGCATCGCGGACGCAGCTCATCACTCGGTGGTGTTCGCGTTCGGTGTATTCATAACGGGCTTGCAAGGGGCGTGTCCAAGCCGGCGCGATGACCACAAACCCGCGTCGCGAGGCCTGGCCCAAACGCATCTCCAAGTTTTCGTTGTAACCGCCCGCCCACCATTCAATCTGGGCTCTCGGCGAACCGGCCGGCGGATGCAAACTGACGATCACCGGATAGGCTCGCAGCGGATCGTATTCGGGCGGCAATTGCACCAGGTATTCGGTGGCCAGATGCTCTGGCCCATCGATTTCCACCCGATACATCTCCGGCGGATGCTCCACGCTGGGCGGCTGGTCCTCCGGCCGTTCGGGCAAGGGCAGGGCAGGGGGCAACAGCGGCAACAGCTTGGCGATCATTTCCACATTGGCACCTTCCAACTGCCGCAGCTGGTCCAGAATCACCTTGCGGTCGGCGTCGTTGGTGGTGGCCAGGTAACGCGCAACCAACTCCCGCACCTGAATCAGCGACTTGGCCAGCGCCAGGTTTTGCAGGCTCGATCCCGGTCCCAGCATCCAACCTCCCAGGGCCAACGCCACTCGGCTCTCAAGCGACAACGCTTCGTCTTGTCCCAGTCGCTGATAATCACTCAACCGGGCAAGCGTATTGGGCGAAATTTCGCGTTGGATCTCCGCCAACAGGGGCCGCAGCGGCTGAGCGTCCCCGGGCTTCATCGCATTGATCTGGTCGGCCAGCTGGTCAGTTAACTTTTTGCCTTTGGCCAATTCCTCGTCCAGGTCCGCCAAGGCATCTCGAAATTGCAGTCGGGTGACCATGGCAAATTCGTCCAACGCAATCTCGCTCAACATCCGTCGAGCCAGTTGGAATTGACCGGCCTGGCGCCGCTGCTTGGCCTCGTTGAGCAACTGAATCGCCTGAGCCTGCACGATCGAGGTCAACTGTTTTTTCAGATTGGGTTGATCGGGAAAGGCGTCGATCGTGGCCAGCAATTCCAAGCGAGCTTCGTCGAACATTTCCGCTTCGATAAAAAACCGCACCAGTTCCGTACGGATTTCAAAGGTCAGCGGCGCCATGCGGTTGTGCAAGATGCGTCGCAATTGATCGCGGGGGATCGAAGAGGTGGCGATACGGCTGTCCCAGAGAAAATCCTTGGAAGCATTTAGGGCTCGCAGTTTGACGTACCGCGCGTTGACTTCGGTGATGCCTTGCCAGATCGCCAGCGGGCTGCCATCGGGGCCGGCAATCACGATCTGGCGACGGCCAAAATCATTAAACGGAGTGACCGCCTGGACCGCGCCCACCGACGCGATCACCTTGCCGTTGATGGGCACCGGCTGATGGATTTCCAACTTCGACTGCAGGTCGCGAACCTGGGGGATGACCCCATCGTTTTGGATGGCCACCATGCCTTGCTGATGCACAAACACCCGCCGCAAGCCATCGTCGATCATCCACACCGGTCGAGTGACCACCTGAGGACCGGCGCCACCCTGCTGAAAAGCGTCTTTGCTGAGAGAAGAGATTTCGACGACCGAACCGCGAACCGTCATCCCATTGATGAGCGGAACGTTATATTCAGCCCGAGTACTGGCGGCTGTAGTCCAAACGATCAAGCCGCACAGGACTGCAAGGATCCAACGCATAGGCTTTGATCATCGGCCGGAGAAAAATCGTTTGAGAGCATCCCCAGCGGCTTCACGCGAATCGCTGGTCATATTACTGATCGCCCCCTTGGGCAATTTCTTAGGCGGTCCCTTGGGCGGACGGACACGTTTTTTGGCTTCCGAGCTTTCCTCGTCGGCTTTTTCGTCGGCCGCTTTGCCCTTGCCTCTGCTTTTCATCGTGTCGGACGCTTCGTTGCTGACCGTTTCGTCGACCGATAATTCGCCGCTTTCTTCGGACGTCTGCTGTTTCAGATCATCCAGCTTCATCTGCCGGGTATCGGGGTCACCGATTTTCCGAATCCGATCGATCTCATCGGCTTCGTCCAGCCAACTATTGATGTCAACTTCTTCAAAGCGACTGTCACCCCGACCTTCCACCGTCCGCGAGGCAGCGTCTTTCATGTCTTTGACCTCGGGGCGTTTGGCGCCTCCCAAGCCATGGTCAATCAACACGTTGAAGGTCAGCTTGCCGACACGTAGCACATCGCCATGTTGTAAGATTTTGGCGCGGTCGGTGGGCAGCCGCTCGTCGTTGACAAACGTCCCATTACGACTTTTCAGATCCTGCACCAACAACTGGTTTTCGCGGATGACCAAGATGCAATGGCGACGGCTGACCGATTCGCTCTTCGGTCGAAGTTGGCATTTCTCACTGCGGCCAATCAAAAACTTCTTTTGCCCAACTACAATTTCTTTGCCGTCGTGACTGCCCGTGGCAACTTTTAATTTTACTTGCATGGATTCCCTTTAAGCAGTTCCTGTAGCGTTCTCACTGGAACCTGTTCTATCCAATCACGCGCACCCCTCGGCCAAGCCAGCGCCTAGCTGAGGCTAAAATAATGCAGGCTGTCGTGGGCAAGGTCAAGCAAATATCCTTCGTAAAGGGGAATGTACCAATCCTGCCCATCGAATCAATTCTAATTGACCATGCCTGAATTTCCCTAATATTCTTCGTATTCACGGTCGGCGACCGAGCCAAGTTGGATTTGCAAAGCGGACTTTGGCCGTTCGATCGGCCGCAGCAATTTGCTCCCCCGTCAGCGTGGCGGGGCTCCACTGGGATACCTCCGTCAGGCCGATCCGCAGCCACCGCTGGATCGCCGAAGCCCAATCCTCCACCTCTATATTTCGACCAACCAAGTCACAAATGCCAGGTAATTCTGGCGCTTTATCACTGGCGGCCAGCAACATACTACCATGCTGCAAGACGGCGTGGGCCGCGCGGCGCTGGGCGCTGCCCACCACCTTATACCCGGCGCACTCCAGGTCATCGCTGCTGCGACGTTGAAAACAGAGAAACGCCGGATCCCGTGGCGCGGTCGCCCGATCTCCGACCCGCACCAATGGAATGTTAGCGTCCGAGCAAGCCCCCGCGATGGCTTGGTGCATAATTTCCACATATTTCTGCACGCGAGCGGAGGTGCGGTCGCGAATCGGCAACACCAAACTGTAGGTCAACTCGTGGTCATGCAGGATCGCCCCCCCGCCACTGGACCGCCGCACCACCACGGCGTCTCGGCTGGCCACGTGCTGCTGGCGATCCGAAAGCGACTGAAAGTATCCCAAACTTAACGTCGGCTGCGCCCAACGATAAAACCGCAACACCGGGGGACCGCCCGCCGAAACGGACTCCAACAGCGTTTGATCGACGGCCATATTCCAGGCCGCGTCGCCGCGTTCGTCGATAATCAGCCGACCTTGCATCAATCGCCTTCCGTCCATTTGACGATCGGTTTGCGAGCCGCCGCCACGTCGTTGGGACGACTGATCCGAGTCGAATGCGGCGCTTCGTGGATCAAATCGCCCGCCTCTTCGGTGACCCGGAACAGGGCTTCGGCAAAAGCGTCCAACGTCTCTTTACTTTCCGTCTCGGTGGGTTCGATCATCACCGCCTCATCCACCACCAAGGGAAAGTACACCGTGGGAGCATGGAAGCCGTAATCCAAAATGCGTTTGGCGATATCCATGGCGGACGTGCCTTGTTCCTTCTTCAGCCGCGACGCCGAGGCCACAAATTCGTGCATGCATCGTTCGCCGTGGGGCACATCCAAGATGTGTTTAACTTTGCTAAGCAGATAATTGGCGCCCAACACGGCGTCTTCGCTGACCTGTCGCAAGCCTTCGCCGCCGTAACTGCGGATGTAGAAGTAGGCTCGCAACAGCACGCCGGTATTGCCGAAGAAGCTCCGCACGCGGCCGATCGATTCAGGCCGATCGTACTGCAGGCGATAGCGATCCTGTTCGGCGTCGTGCTCGATCGTCGGCGAGGGCAAAAACGGTTCCAGGAAGTCACGCACGCAGATCGGCCCCGCGCCGGGACCGCCGCCACCATGCGGGCCGCTGAAGGTCTTGTGGGGATTGTAGTGCATCATGTCAGCACCAAAATCGCCGGGCCGCGAGAGTCCCAAAATGGCGTTCATATTGGCGCCGTCCAAGTACACCAGACCGCCGGCCTCGTGGACCGCGGCGGTGATCTCGCAGATCTGATGGTCGAACAACCCCAGCGTGTTGGGATTGGTCAACATGAACACCGCCACGCGATCGTTCAGTTTGCTCCGCAGGTCTTCCAGGTCGACCAAGCCATCCGCGTTACTTTTCACTGCCTTGGTTTCAAAACCAGCCATCGCAGCGCTGGCCGGATTGGTGCCGTGCGCCGAATCGGCGGTCAGCACCACCGGACGATCTTCGCCCCGCTTCGCAAAGTACGCGTGGGCCACCATCAGGGCCGTCAATTCGCCATGAGCCCCGGCGGCCGGTTGCAGCGAAACGGCCGGCAAGCCGCTGATTTCCGCCAACATGTTTTGCAGGT from Roseimaritima ulvae includes these protein-coding regions:
- a CDS encoding alpha/beta hydrolase, with translation MRWILAVLCGLIVWTTAASTRAEYNVPLINGMTVRGSVVEISSLSKDAFQQGGAGPQVVTRPVWMIDDGLRRVFVHQQGMVAIQNDGVIPQVRDLQSKLEIHQPVPINGKVIASVGAVQAVTPFNDFGRRQIVIAGPDGSPLAIWQGITEVNARYVKLRALNASKDFLWDSRIATSSIPRDQLRRILHNRMAPLTFEIRTELVRFFIEAEMFDEARLELLATIDAFPDQPNLKKQLTSIVQAQAIQLLNEAKQRRQAGQFQLARRMLSEIALDEFAMVTRLQFRDALADLDEELAKGKKLTDQLADQINAMKPGDAQPLRPLLAEIQREISPNTLARLSDYQRLGQDEALSLESRVALALGGWMLGPGSSLQNLALAKSLIQVRELVARYLATTNDADRKVILDQLRQLEGANVEMIAKLLPLLPPALPLPERPEDQPPSVEHPPEMYRVEIDGPEHLATEYLVQLPPEYDPLRAYPVIVSLHPPAGSPRAQIEWWAGGYNENLEMRLGQASRRGFVVIAPAWTRPLQARYEYTEREHHRVMSCVRDAMRRVSIDADRVFISGHGEGGTAAWDLAVSHPDVWAGLVSIGGEPGKYIIHYGPNAEKIPMYLVLGEMAGSQAPLVRFGFVLDDYMNPRQQAMVVMYRGRGPEDFHEEIHHLFDWMSLQANARSDPPKEIEAVTLRGGDRFFWWLEMEQVDERNVVNPFLWDQVKRKPKATVKASVAANNTIRLTQGPADRYTLWLSPSMGVDLNEQVLVRFGSRLARYDFEGDIKTILEDARRRADRKRPYWAKVQVP
- a CDS encoding FHA domain-containing protein codes for the protein MQVKLKVATGSHDGKEIVVGQKKFLIGRSEKCQLRPKSESVSRRHCILVIRENQLLVQDLKSRNGTFVNDERLPTDRAKILQHGDVLRVGKLTFNVLIDHGLGGAKRPEVKDMKDAASRTVEGRGDSRFEEVDINSWLDEADEIDRIRKIGDPDTRQMKLDDLKQQTSEESGELSVDETVSNEASDTMKSRGKGKAADEKADEESSEAKKRVRPPKGPPKKLPKGAISNMTSDSREAAGDALKRFFSGR
- a CDS encoding lipoate--protein ligase family protein; protein product: MQGRLIIDERGDAAWNMAVDQTLLESVSAGGPPVLRFYRWAQPTLSLGYFQSLSDRQQHVASRDAVVVRRSSGGGAILHDHELTYSLVLPIRDRTSARVQKYVEIMHQAIAGACSDANIPLVRVGDRATAPRDPAFLCFQRRSSDDLECAGYKVVGSAQRRAAHAVLQHGSMLLAASDKAPELPGICDLVGRNIEVEDWASAIQRWLRIGLTEVSQWSPATLTGEQIAAADRTAKVRFANPTWLGRRP
- the gcvPB gene encoding aminomethyl-transferring glycine dehydrogenase subunit GcvPB; amino-acid sequence: MRNTQSTQLLFELSRSGRRAALLPDLDPEVAAAGEDLPAEHCAASPPPLPELAEGDVIRHFTNLSTLNMSVDTHFYPLGSCTMKYNPKRNERLAALPGLADVHPLQTDESLQGMLRLLYDLQNMLAEISGLPAVSLQPAAGAHGELTALMVAHAYFAKRGEDRPVVLTADSAHGTNPASAAMAGFETKAVKSNADGLVDLEDLRSKLNDRVAVFMLTNPNTLGLFDHQICEITAAVHEAGGLVYLDGANMNAILGLSRPGDFGADMMHYNPHKTFSGPHGGGGPGAGPICVRDFLEPFLPSPTIEHDAEQDRYRLQYDRPESIGRVRSFFGNTGVLLRAYFYIRSYGGEGLRQVSEDAVLGANYLLSKVKHILDVPHGERCMHEFVASASRLKKEQGTSAMDIAKRILDYGFHAPTVYFPLVVDEAVMIEPTETESKETLDAFAEALFRVTEEAGDLIHEAPHSTRISRPNDVAAARKPIVKWTEGD